The Streptomyces sp. NBC_00440 genome contains a region encoding:
- a CDS encoding CoA-acylating methylmalonate-semialdehyde dehydrogenase has protein sequence MALTLHHWRNGTAFEGIGDRYSDVTNPATGEVTAQLALAAESDVNAVVEAAVAAFPAWRDTSLTARTRVLFRFRELLNARKPELAEIITSEHGKVLSDALGEVSRGQEVVEFACGIPHLLKGGFTENASTRVDVHSVRQPLGVVGIVSPFNFPAMVPLWFFPIAIAAGNAVILKPSEKVPTAALWLAELWKEAGLPDGVFNVLNGDKSAVDGLLTHPDVESVSFVGSTPIAQYVYETAAAHGKRVQALGGAKNHMVVLPDADLDLAADQAVNGGYGSAGERCMAISAVVAVGNIADELVARIKARTLQLRTGDGTRDCDMGPLVTAQAQQRVSGYVDAGEKAGATLVVDGREVRPDADGAGFFVGPTLFDHVGTDMSIYTDEIFGPVLSVVRVDTYDEAVQLINRNAYGNGTAIFTNDGGAARQFANEIKVGMVGVNVPVPVPMAYYSFGGWKHSLFGDSHAHGTEGVQFFTRGKVITTRWLDPSHGGINLGFPENT, from the coding sequence ATGGCACTCACGCTGCACCACTGGCGCAACGGTACGGCCTTCGAAGGCATCGGCGACCGGTACTCCGACGTCACCAACCCGGCGACCGGAGAGGTCACCGCTCAGCTGGCGCTGGCCGCCGAGAGCGACGTGAATGCCGTCGTGGAGGCGGCAGTTGCGGCCTTCCCCGCTTGGCGCGACACATCGCTGACAGCGCGGACCCGCGTCCTGTTCCGCTTCCGCGAGCTGCTGAACGCCCGCAAGCCCGAACTCGCCGAGATCATCACCTCCGAGCACGGCAAGGTGCTCTCCGACGCACTCGGAGAAGTCAGCCGGGGCCAGGAGGTGGTCGAATTCGCCTGCGGCATCCCCCACCTGCTCAAGGGCGGCTTCACCGAGAACGCGTCGACCAGGGTCGACGTGCACTCCGTGCGCCAGCCCCTCGGCGTGGTCGGCATCGTCTCGCCGTTCAACTTCCCGGCCATGGTGCCTCTGTGGTTCTTCCCCATTGCCATCGCGGCGGGCAACGCCGTCATCCTCAAGCCGAGCGAGAAGGTTCCCACCGCCGCGCTGTGGCTGGCCGAGCTGTGGAAGGAAGCGGGACTTCCCGACGGTGTCTTCAACGTCCTCAACGGGGACAAGTCCGCCGTTGACGGCCTGCTGACCCACCCGGACGTGGAGTCCGTGTCCTTCGTGGGGTCCACGCCGATCGCGCAGTACGTGTACGAGACGGCCGCCGCCCACGGGAAGCGCGTCCAGGCGCTCGGCGGGGCCAAGAACCACATGGTCGTGCTGCCCGACGCCGACCTCGATCTCGCCGCCGACCAGGCCGTCAACGGCGGGTACGGCTCAGCGGGCGAGAGGTGCATGGCCATCTCAGCAGTGGTTGCTGTCGGCAACATCGCCGATGAACTCGTCGCCAGAATAAAGGCGCGCACGCTCCAGCTGCGCACCGGCGACGGCACCCGCGACTGCGACATGGGCCCCCTGGTGACCGCGCAGGCCCAGCAGCGGGTGTCCGGCTATGTGGACGCCGGCGAGAAGGCCGGCGCCACGCTGGTGGTCGACGGGCGCGAGGTGCGTCCGGACGCCGACGGGGCAGGCTTCTTCGTCGGCCCCACCCTCTTCGACCACGTCGGCACCGACATGAGCATCTACACCGACGAGATCTTCGGGCCGGTGCTTTCCGTCGTCCGCGTGGACACCTACGACGAAGCCGTCCAGCTGATCAACCGCAACGCGTACGGCAACGGAACCGCGATCTTCACCAACGACGGTGGTGCGGCACGGCAGTTCGCCAACGAGATCAAGGTGGGCATGGTCGGCGTCAACGTCCCGGTCCCCGTCCCCATGGCCTACTACTCCTTCGGCGGCTGGAAGCACTCCCTGTTCGGTGACAGCCACGCCCACGGCACCGAGGGCGTCCAGTTCTTCACCCGCGGCAAGGTCATCACCACCCGGTGGCTCGACCCCAGCCACGGCGGAATCAACCTCGGATTCCCCGAGAACACCTGA
- a CDS encoding GMC family oxidoreductase: MNGKPALPNDGPTGSHYDFVIVGSGMGGATMAYALKDVGASVLLVERGDFLPQEKQNWDAGAIFRRHRYQNAEQWYDGSGKAFTPGNYYYVGGNTKLYGSSLVRFRREDFRATEHEAGTSPEWPFPYEVLQPYYLRAETLFRVHGDQFDDPTLDRSEPFPYPAIGHEPPVQEAADALTRMGLTPSSIPLGLDLRDGGSCIRCAFCDGFPCRVLAKSDADVCCVRPALAAGSVELVTNARVTRVLTNDSGSKATGVEMLRNGAPITVGAGTVVVSCGAVNSAALLLRSASPQHPDGLGNSSGTVGRHYMVHNNSVMVGVHPTRKNTAEFQKTLYFNDFYTKGTADHPYPLGHVQLIGKLQADMMAGQRPAIPAWALRYAAHRSIDWWLFTEDLPDSDNRVTLTSAGDIRINWKPNNVRAHEVLVRETRKILRRMGFPLVFSQRTGIEVNSHQAGTVRAGTDPATSALDANCRSHGVDNLYVVDSSFFPSLPVMNPALTIAANALRVADHLTGASPAAAPAQHTNVQHTNKR; encoded by the coding sequence ATGAACGGAAAACCAGCTCTCCCCAATGACGGCCCCACCGGGTCGCACTACGACTTCGTGATCGTCGGCTCCGGCATGGGCGGCGCCACGATGGCCTACGCCCTCAAGGACGTCGGCGCCAGCGTGCTTCTCGTCGAACGCGGTGACTTCCTGCCGCAGGAGAAGCAGAACTGGGACGCCGGAGCCATCTTCCGCCGCCACCGTTACCAGAACGCGGAGCAGTGGTACGACGGGAGCGGCAAGGCCTTCACACCCGGCAACTACTACTACGTCGGCGGCAACACGAAGCTCTACGGCTCCTCGCTCGTACGGTTCCGCCGCGAGGACTTCCGGGCGACGGAGCACGAGGCCGGCACCTCGCCGGAGTGGCCCTTCCCGTACGAAGTCCTGCAGCCGTACTACCTGCGCGCCGAGACGCTCTTCCGCGTGCACGGGGACCAGTTCGACGACCCCACCCTGGACCGGTCCGAACCCTTCCCCTACCCGGCGATCGGACACGAGCCGCCGGTCCAGGAGGCCGCCGACGCCCTGACCCGCATGGGGCTCACCCCGTCGAGCATCCCGCTCGGCCTGGACCTGCGGGACGGCGGATCCTGTATCCGCTGTGCCTTCTGCGACGGGTTCCCCTGCCGGGTCCTGGCCAAGTCCGACGCCGATGTCTGCTGTGTCCGGCCCGCCCTGGCCGCCGGTTCGGTCGAGCTGGTCACCAACGCCCGGGTCACCCGGGTGCTCACGAACGACTCCGGCAGCAAGGCGACCGGCGTGGAGATGCTCCGCAACGGAGCGCCCATCACTGTCGGCGCCGGCACCGTGGTCGTCTCCTGCGGCGCCGTCAACTCCGCAGCCCTCCTGCTGCGCTCGGCGAGCCCGCAGCACCCGGACGGGCTCGGCAACTCCTCCGGCACAGTCGGCCGCCACTACATGGTCCACAACAACTCCGTGATGGTCGGCGTCCACCCGACCCGGAAGAACACCGCGGAGTTCCAGAAGACCCTGTACTTCAACGACTTCTACACCAAGGGCACCGCTGACCACCCCTACCCGCTGGGGCACGTCCAGCTCATCGGCAAGCTCCAGGCGGACATGATGGCCGGCCAGCGCCCCGCCATCCCCGCCTGGGCACTCCGCTACGCCGCCCACCGCAGCATCGACTGGTGGCTGTTCACCGAGGACCTGCCCGACTCGGACAACCGCGTCACCCTGACGTCCGCCGGGGACATCCGGATCAACTGGAAGCCCAACAACGTACGTGCGCACGAGGTCCTCGTCCGGGAGACCAGGAAGATCCTGCGCCGCATGGGGTTTCCCCTGGTGTTCAGCCAGCGGACCGGCATCGAGGTCAACTCCCACCAGGCCGGCACCGTCCGGGCCGGCACCGACCCCGCGACCTCCGCACTGGACGCGAACTGCCGCTCGCACGGCGTCGACAACCTCTACGTCGTCGACTCGTCCTTCTTCCCGTCGCTGCCGGTGATGAACCCGGCGCTGACCATCGCCGCGAACGCCCTGCGCGTCGCGGACCACCTCACCGGCGCCTCCCCCGCAGCCGCCCCCGCCCAGCACACGAACGTCCAGCACACGAACAAGAGGTAG
- a CDS encoding LacI family DNA-binding transcriptional regulator — protein sequence MRDVARAAGVSQAAVSYAFSRPEKLSAAQRERVLQIAEELGYTGPHSVGRTLRTGQVGALGLMVTDSLPYAFDDPATAALLRGIAEVGEVSETALTLLPCPLESERLTQNSGVLLRGLVDGFLAYALPEGHPAVETVLRRRLPVVVIDGPNPGGLPWVGIEDRAAARSAAAHLLALDHRSVGILVDRLVPDGYRGPVTPARQRAARDRVMKERLAGYAAAFRAAGLPWREVTVIEAGGFDETASLAAAGTLLAEAGPITAVLAGTDVLALAAMRTARSRGLRVPEDLSVIGFDDLPGAAGAQLTTVRQPLVEKGRSATRLLLDVIAGAGPKEILLPTELVVRATTARPGHG from the coding sequence ATGCGTGATGTAGCACGGGCGGCGGGTGTCTCCCAGGCGGCCGTCTCCTACGCGTTCAGCCGGCCGGAGAAGCTGTCCGCGGCGCAGCGCGAACGCGTCCTGCAGATCGCCGAGGAACTCGGATACACCGGTCCGCACTCGGTCGGCCGTACGCTGCGGACCGGCCAGGTCGGGGCGCTCGGCCTGATGGTCACGGACTCGCTGCCCTACGCCTTCGACGACCCGGCCACCGCCGCGCTGCTGCGGGGGATCGCCGAGGTCGGCGAGGTGTCCGAGACGGCGCTCACCCTGCTGCCGTGTCCGCTGGAGTCGGAACGCCTGACCCAGAACTCCGGTGTGTTGCTGCGGGGGCTCGTCGACGGCTTCCTCGCCTACGCCCTGCCCGAGGGGCATCCCGCGGTGGAGACCGTGCTGCGCAGGCGGTTGCCGGTGGTGGTCATCGACGGTCCCAACCCCGGAGGGCTTCCCTGGGTGGGGATCGAGGACCGTGCAGCCGCCCGGTCGGCCGCCGCTCACCTGCTGGCCCTGGACCACCGTTCGGTCGGCATCCTGGTCGACCGGCTGGTGCCCGACGGCTACCGCGGCCCTGTCACTCCCGCCCGGCAGCGCGCGGCACGCGACCGGGTGATGAAGGAACGGCTGGCGGGCTACGCCGCCGCCTTCCGCGCGGCCGGCCTGCCGTGGAGGGAGGTCACCGTCATCGAGGCGGGAGGCTTCGACGAGACCGCTTCGCTGGCCGCGGCCGGGACCCTGCTGGCGGAAGCCGGCCCCATCACGGCCGTGCTCGCCGGTACCGACGTCCTGGCGCTCGCGGCGATGCGGACCGCCCGCAGCCGCGGCCTGCGCGTTCCCGAGGATCTCTCGGTGATCGGGTTCGACGACCTTCCCGGTGCGGCCGGCGCACAACTGACCACCGTGCGCCAGCCGTTGGTCGAGAAGGGACGAAGCGCCACCCGGCTGCTGCTGGATGTGATCGCGGGCGCCGGGCCGAAGGAGATCCTCCTGCCGACGGAACTGGTCGTACGGGCGACGACCGCCCGGCCCGGGCACGGCTGA
- the hisD gene encoding histidinol dehydrogenase, producing the protein MPVVLKSAAAKSGARSSRPEVVDTVAEVIADVRANGDDAVRRYSAKFDSWDRPSYRLGAQEIKSIVSSVPAGVLEDLRFVQQQVQNFAQAQRDSLHDFEIETLPGVFLGQRNIPVSAAGAYVPGGRYPLTASAHMTIVTAKVAGVERVAATTPPNEGAPPPVSVAAMHMAGAEEIYVLGGVQAVAALALGTETVDPVHMLAGPGNAYVAEAKRQLFGEVGIDLFAGPTEVLIVADDTADPFTVAVDLLSQAEHGPDSPAVLITTSREVGRRTIEFIGELLPAMPTGRVAGAAWRDHGEVVVVDSQDEAFALADTYASEHVQIFTAEPRDALTGMRDYGALFLGQDTCVPYGDKVIGTNHVLPTMGAARYTGGLWVGKYLKTVTYQEVRNKASSALLGEICGRASRLENFEGHARSGDLRAARYGEAGLSWSDHDVRLGGSGR; encoded by the coding sequence GTGCCCGTTGTACTGAAGTCCGCCGCCGCCAAGAGCGGTGCGCGCAGCAGCCGCCCGGAGGTCGTCGACACCGTCGCCGAGGTCATCGCCGACGTGCGGGCCAACGGCGACGACGCCGTCCGCCGGTACTCGGCGAAGTTCGACTCCTGGGACCGGCCGTCCTACCGGCTCGGCGCACAGGAGATCAAATCCATCGTCTCGTCGGTTCCCGCCGGCGTCCTCGAAGATCTGCGCTTCGTGCAGCAGCAGGTGCAGAACTTCGCACAGGCACAGCGCGACTCCCTGCACGATTTCGAGATCGAGACCCTGCCGGGCGTGTTCCTGGGACAGCGCAACATCCCGGTCTCGGCGGCCGGTGCCTATGTGCCGGGCGGCCGTTACCCGCTCACCGCTTCCGCGCACATGACCATCGTCACGGCGAAGGTGGCGGGCGTCGAGCGGGTGGCCGCCACCACCCCTCCGAACGAGGGCGCCCCGCCGCCGGTCAGCGTCGCCGCCATGCACATGGCGGGCGCGGAGGAGATCTACGTACTCGGCGGAGTGCAGGCGGTCGCCGCCCTTGCCCTGGGCACCGAGACCGTCGACCCGGTCCATATGCTGGCCGGCCCCGGCAACGCCTATGTGGCCGAGGCCAAGCGGCAGTTGTTCGGCGAGGTGGGGATCGACCTGTTCGCCGGGCCCACCGAGGTGCTCATCGTCGCCGACGACACCGCCGACCCGTTCACGGTCGCCGTGGACCTGCTCAGCCAGGCCGAGCACGGCCCGGACTCCCCGGCGGTCCTGATCACCACCTCCCGCGAGGTCGGCCGGCGCACGATCGAGTTCATCGGCGAACTGCTGCCCGCCATGCCGACCGGGAGGGTCGCCGGTGCGGCCTGGCGCGACCACGGCGAGGTCGTGGTGGTGGACAGCCAGGACGAGGCCTTCGCCCTGGCCGACACCTACGCCAGCGAGCACGTGCAGATCTTCACCGCCGAACCGCGGGACGCCCTGACCGGCATGCGGGACTACGGCGCCCTCTTCCTCGGCCAGGACACCTGCGTTCCCTACGGTGACAAGGTCATCGGGACCAACCACGTCCTGCCGACCATGGGCGCAGCCCGGTACACCGGCGGTCTGTGGGTGGGCAAGTACCTCAAGACCGTGACCTACCAGGAGGTCCGGAACAAGGCCAGCAGTGCGCTGCTGGGCGAGATCTGCGGTCGGGCCTCCCGCCTGGAGAACTTCGAGGGTCACGCCCGCTCCGGTGACCTGCGCGCGGCCCGGTACGGCGAGGCGGGCCTGTCGTGGAGCGACCACGACGTACGCCTCGGCGGATCCGGCAGGTGA
- a CDS encoding thiamine pyrophosphate-binding protein yields MPRLTGGQIVVDFLIREGVEKVFAVPGHGNTALIDAFVDRKDEIEVVPAMHEQGAAHMADGYYRATGKVAACCTSIGPGATNTLTGLTTAFADSQPFLLITGAVHTYMENHGVLQEIDRPHGNNFPRMAEPVVKRWWQPSRVDQLPTVLAQAFNTMYEGRRGPVLLDIPQDLQAEYGAYEPEETRRRRAHGRPGGDPERIAEAARLLAGARRPVILAGGGVIASEAGAELVAVAERLGAPVTHSFMGKGAFPADHDLYAWPCGDMGSVPGNGVTRTADVILAVGCRFSDRITSSYKPGVTFDIPGTKLVQIDIDGFEIGRNYPAEVGVVGDARASLSALLGELNTLGDAPDWRSSEYFAELQDLKAQWEEHLRPMRTTDHLPMTNSRAMVEIREALPREGILVTDSSNPANQAFNEFPVYGPRTNIVAGGMSGIGFGLPAAIGAQAAVGDRPVLAMVGDGSFLQTGTELATAVMLGLPLVVVVLNNGGWEAIKDLQINLFGKERQIVSGWTTKDGKPYFADITEFARSLGCTAERVENPAELADAVRRAFATPGPVVIEAMSAHELPWTEMHPTGWWDITVPAYHGPTRDEYVVQRGF; encoded by the coding sequence ATGCCCAGGCTCACCGGCGGCCAGATCGTCGTCGACTTCCTGATCCGCGAAGGGGTGGAGAAAGTCTTCGCCGTCCCGGGACACGGCAACACCGCCCTCATCGACGCCTTCGTCGACCGCAAGGACGAGATCGAAGTCGTCCCGGCCATGCACGAGCAGGGCGCCGCCCACATGGCCGACGGTTACTACCGTGCGACCGGCAAGGTCGCCGCCTGCTGTACGTCCATCGGTCCCGGTGCGACCAACACGCTCACCGGTCTGACCACGGCCTTCGCCGACTCCCAGCCCTTCCTGCTGATCACCGGCGCGGTGCACACCTACATGGAGAACCACGGGGTGCTCCAGGAGATCGACCGGCCGCACGGCAACAACTTCCCGCGCATGGCCGAGCCCGTCGTCAAGCGCTGGTGGCAGCCGAGCCGGGTCGACCAGCTCCCCACCGTCCTGGCCCAGGCCTTCAACACCATGTACGAGGGCCGCCGCGGCCCCGTCCTCCTGGACATCCCGCAGGATCTCCAGGCCGAGTACGGCGCGTACGAGCCGGAGGAGACCCGCCGCAGGCGCGCGCACGGCCGCCCCGGCGGCGACCCCGAGCGCATCGCGGAGGCCGCCCGGCTGCTGGCGGGTGCCCGGCGCCCGGTCATCCTGGCGGGCGGCGGCGTCATCGCATCCGAGGCCGGCGCCGAACTGGTGGCCGTCGCCGAACGTCTCGGCGCGCCCGTGACCCACTCCTTCATGGGCAAGGGCGCTTTCCCCGCCGACCACGACCTGTACGCCTGGCCCTGCGGCGACATGGGCTCCGTCCCCGGCAACGGCGTGACCCGCACCGCGGACGTCATCCTCGCGGTCGGCTGCCGTTTCAGCGACCGCATCACCTCCTCCTACAAGCCGGGCGTCACCTTCGACATCCCCGGCACCAAACTCGTCCAGATCGACATCGACGGCTTCGAGATCGGGCGGAACTACCCCGCCGAGGTCGGTGTCGTCGGCGATGCCAGGGCGAGCCTGAGCGCCCTGCTGGGCGAGCTGAACACGCTCGGCGACGCCCCGGACTGGCGCTCCTCCGAGTACTTCGCCGAGTTGCAGGACCTCAAGGCGCAGTGGGAGGAGCACCTGCGCCCGATGCGGACCACCGACCACCTGCCGATGACCAACTCCCGGGCCATGGTGGAGATCCGCGAGGCTCTGCCCCGGGAGGGCATCCTGGTCACCGACTCCAGCAATCCGGCCAACCAGGCCTTCAACGAGTTCCCCGTCTACGGGCCGCGTACCAACATCGTGGCCGGCGGCATGTCGGGGATCGGTTTCGGCCTGCCCGCCGCCATCGGCGCCCAGGCCGCCGTCGGTGACCGGCCGGTCCTGGCGATGGTGGGTGACGGCAGCTTCCTGCAGACCGGCACCGAACTGGCCACCGCGGTCATGCTCGGCCTTCCGCTGGTCGTGGTCGTGCTGAACAACGGCGGCTGGGAGGCGATCAAGGACCTCCAGATCAATCTCTTCGGCAAGGAACGCCAGATCGTCAGCGGCTGGACCACCAAGGACGGCAAGCCGTACTTCGCCGACATCACCGAGTTCGCCCGCTCGCTGGGCTGCACAGCCGAACGCGTCGAGAACCCGGCCGAACTCGCGGACGCGGTCCGCCGCGCCTTCGCCACTCCCGGCCCGGTGGTCATCGAGGCCATGAGCGCGCACGAACTGCCCTGGACCGAGATGCACCCGACCGGCTGGTGGGACATCACCGTCCCCGCGTACCACGGGCCGACCCGTGACGAGTACGTCGTCCAGCGCGGCTTCTGA